The following coding sequences lie in one Gemmatimonadaceae bacterium genomic window:
- the folE gene encoding GTP cyclohydrolase I FolE — translation MSNTTGGERAPGAKVLSMLEASARAPRQVSHDTADPEFAGLVRRQLALLGEDPNREGLARTPERVAKSLAWLTRGYDQRVEDVVGDALFAAEGHRNMVMVRDIELYSLCEHHMLPFFGKAHIAYIPDEKIVGLSKLPRVVEVFSRRLQVQERLTEEIALAVERILEPLGVGVVIEAYHLCMMMRGVEKQNSKTITSALRGTFRDCAMTRDEFLRLAYSPAGST, via the coding sequence ATGTCGAATACGACGGGCGGTGAACGGGCGCCAGGGGCCAAGGTGTTGTCCATGCTGGAGGCATCGGCGCGGGCGCCGCGCCAAGTGTCGCACGACACGGCCGATCCCGAATTCGCGGGCCTCGTGCGCCGGCAACTCGCGCTGCTCGGGGAGGACCCGAACCGCGAGGGCCTGGCGCGCACGCCCGAGCGGGTGGCCAAGTCCCTGGCCTGGTTGACCCGGGGATATGACCAGCGGGTGGAAGACGTGGTCGGCGACGCCCTGTTCGCCGCGGAGGGGCACCGGAACATGGTGATGGTGCGGGACATCGAGCTGTACTCGCTGTGCGAGCACCACATGCTCCCATTCTTCGGCAAGGCACACATCGCGTACATCCCGGACGAGAAGATCGTCGGCTTGTCCAAGCTCCCGCGGGTGGTGGAGGTGTTCTCCCGGCGGTTGCAGGTGCAGGAGCGGCTGACCGAAGAGATCGCGCTGGCGGTGGAGCGTATCCTGGAACCGTTGGGAGTGGGGGTCGTGATCGAAGCGTATCATCTATGCATGATGATGCGCGGTGTGGAGAAGCAGAATTCCAAGACGATCACCAGCGCGCTGCGCGGCACCTTCCGCGACTGCGCGATGACCCGCGACGAATTCCTGCGGCTCGCCTACTCGCCCGCCGGCTCGACCTGA
- a CDS encoding 6-carboxytetrahydropterin synthase — protein sequence MPQLTVTRRLHFNAAHRVHNPALSDQENQTLFGKCNNPNWHGHNYVLDVSVTGDISARTGYVMDLAVLKRIVEESVIARVDHKNFNLDVDFMQGTIPTSENIVVAFWRRIAPLVAPATLARLVLWETPNNYVEYDGR from the coding sequence ATGCCACAATTAACCGTTACCCGGCGGCTGCATTTCAATGCCGCCCACCGGGTTCACAACCCGGCGCTGTCCGATCAGGAGAACCAGACCCTGTTCGGCAAGTGCAACAATCCCAACTGGCATGGGCACAACTATGTGCTCGACGTGTCGGTCACCGGCGACATCTCGGCACGCACCGGATACGTGATGGACCTGGCGGTCCTCAAACGCATCGTCGAGGAAAGCGTGATCGCGCGCGTCGATCACAAGAACTTCAACCTCGACGTGGACTTCATGCAGGGCACGATTCCGACGAGCGAGAACATCGTGGTCGCATTCTGGCGGCGCATCGCGCCGCTGGTGGCACCCGCGACCCTCGCCCGTCTCGTGCTCTGGGAGACACCCAATAACTATGTCGAATACGACGGGCGGTGA
- a CDS encoding DUF5670 family protein, with translation MDFGILLAVVLIAIWAVVALGFNGPGWIHLLLTVGVALFIWRVANKRRPAANS, from the coding sequence ATGGATTTCGGGATTCTGCTCGCCGTGGTGCTCATCGCGATCTGGGCGGTCGTCGCACTCGGGTTCAACGGACCGGGGTGGATCCACCTGCTCCTGACCGTCGGCGTGGCGTTGTTCATCTGGCGGGTGGCGAACAAGAGGCGACCGGCCGCCAACAGCTGA
- a CDS encoding GNAT family N-acetyltransferase: MAVSRSWKPAPAIEGPFSVTLDDVAGLNQVFSDAFTERYRRDGMVGVRVPFLNPVVWRYAIEDAAAGALCWRTPHGDVAAFNMVHRSGTEGWMGPLAVRQDYQAVGIGKEVVRRGIEWLKDSGATVIGLETMPRTLDNIGFYSSLGFVPGRLTLTTTLEAANTGLPPRLFGRLSSLEKEHALVECRTLLDDLLPGYDHTREIALTDELSVGDTVLLYDANVLAGFALCHTVPLVEGRVREELRVLKLVLSDASHLDAMVATLRDFARRCGTRRVAIRVQGEYAAAYQQLIALGGRVRWSDLRMSLAGYEERRPARGIVLSNWEI, encoded by the coding sequence ATGGCAGTCTCCCGCTCCTGGAAGCCCGCGCCGGCCATCGAGGGCCCGTTCTCCGTCACGTTGGACGACGTCGCGGGGCTGAACCAGGTGTTCAGCGACGCGTTCACCGAGCGCTACCGCCGGGATGGCATGGTCGGGGTGCGCGTTCCCTTTCTCAACCCCGTGGTCTGGCGGTATGCCATCGAGGACGCCGCCGCGGGCGCGCTGTGCTGGCGCACGCCGCACGGCGACGTGGCCGCGTTCAACATGGTGCACCGTTCGGGGACCGAGGGGTGGATGGGTCCGCTCGCCGTGCGGCAGGACTACCAGGCGGTCGGCATCGGCAAGGAAGTCGTGCGCCGGGGCATCGAGTGGCTCAAGGATTCGGGCGCCACGGTCATCGGTTTGGAAACCATGCCACGCACCCTCGACAACATCGGCTTCTACTCGTCGCTGGGATTCGTGCCCGGGCGGCTGACGCTGACCACCACGCTCGAGGCGGCGAACACGGGTCTCCCGCCCCGCCTGTTCGGCCGGCTCTCGTCGCTGGAAAAGGAGCACGCGCTTGTCGAGTGCCGTACGCTGCTCGACGACCTCCTCCCGGGGTACGATCACACGCGCGAGATTGCCCTCACCGACGAGCTGTCGGTGGGCGACACCGTGCTGCTGTACGACGCCAACGTGCTGGCCGGCTTCGCCCTGTGCCACACCGTGCCGCTGGTGGAGGGGCGCGTGCGCGAGGAACTGCGCGTGCTCAAGCTGGTGCTGTCGGACGCGTCGCATCTCGACGCGATGGTGGCGACGCTGCGCGACTTCGCGCGGCGGTGCGGTACCCGGCGCGTGGCCATCCGTGTGCAGGGCGAGTATGCGGCGGCGTACCAACAGCTGATCGCCCTCGGCGGCCGGGTCCGCTGGAGCGACCTGCGCATGTCCCTCGCCGGGTACGAAGAGCGCCGGCCTGCGCGGGGTATCGTCCTGTCCAATTGGGAAATCTGA